In Montipora foliosa isolate CH-2021 chromosome 13, ASM3666993v2, whole genome shotgun sequence, one DNA window encodes the following:
- the LOC137981525 gene encoding uncharacterized protein, whose amino-acid sequence MQYTDQAKLKTATVVSDLPNSSALVAFLKSLRETIKCGRLCSSFNRWFSEKRKKGIPFSYRFTGLESKRFSWNFAYLIKALLQIDKLSSGSVLKLHTLAFIGVQIRDAAAIYSRVDVSKQQVDDLKKLCQIHFTGNRLLLDGVSPTVWTLGYAIPYHTNLLLEELGFGLRLNSMQGREAKHVNLAKYVENNCNVKKSMRWWIVFRHEFVCLLWLREMDPYSVIYRQEKKKGSESYIPKRVKTTMTDFVIVVCLS is encoded by the coding sequence ATGCAGTACACTGACCAAGCTAAACTGAAGACAGCAACAGTGGTCTCAGACCTTCCAAACTCCTCAGCACTGGTGGCATTTCTGAAGAGTTTACGAGAAACCATAAAGTGTGGAAGACTTTGCAGCAGCTTTAATAGGTGGTTTAGTGAGAAGAGAAAGAAGGGAATCCCTTTTTCTTACAGATTCACTGGTCTGGAATCCAAGAGATTTTCATGGAACTTTGCTTACCTAATTAAGGCACTGTTGCAGATAGACAAGCTGTCAAGTGGGTCTGTCCTAAAGCTTCACACACTAGCATTCATCGGTGTGCAAATCAGGGATGCTGCTGCCATTTACTCCAGAGTTGATGTAAGCAAGCAGCAAGTTGATGATTTGAAGAAATTGTGCCAAATCCATTTCACAGGAAATCGTCTCCTGTTAGATGGGGTGAGTCCCACAGTGTGGACCCTGGGCTATGCCATTCCATATCACACCAACCTACTATTGGAGGAGCTCGGGTTTGGGCTTCGCCTTAACTCTATGCAGGGTCGAGAGGCTAAACATGTCAATCTGGCAAAGTATGTTGAGAACAATTGCAATGTGAAGAAAAGTATGAGGTGGTGGATTGTGTTCCGTCATGAGTTTGTCTGTCTCTTATGGCTTAGGGAGATGGACCCCTACAGTGTTATTTATCGtcaagagaaaaagaaaggttCTGAGTCTTACATACCCAAGAGGGTAAAGACCACGATGACAGATTTTGTTATTGTGGTCTGCCTAAGTTAA